DNA from Luoshenia tenuis:
GCAGCGCATGGCGCAGGCGGTAGCCCAGGTTAGGGCCAGGGGCTTTGCCCCCATTGTGCACGCCTGCAACACGGCGGGCATCCTGCGGTTTGCTCAGTTTGATTACGATATGGTTCGGGCTGGCATCGGCCTGTACGGCTATCCACCGGTAGAACCGCCCGAAGGGACCGTATTTAAACCGGCGCTCACCTGGCGCAGCGAGGTGGCCTTTATCCACGACTTGCACGCGGGGGAGCGCATCAGTTATAATGGCATTTATACAGCCAAGACCCCACGGCGGGTGGCGACCCTTCCGGTGGGCTATGCCGATGGGTATAACCGGCTGCTGAGCAATACGGGTTTTGTGTTGATCGGCGGGCAGCGCGCGCCGGTCATCGGCCGGGTGTGTATGGATCAATGCATGGTAGATGTGACGGATATTCCAAGCGTTAAGGTCGGGGATGAGGCCGTTCTCTTAGGGCAGCAGGGCGCACAGCGCCTTAACGCCGAAGAGATGGCGCAGCTTTGCGGGACCATATCCTATGAGATCCTGTGTAATATAGGCAAACGGGTGCCGCGCGTTTATTATGGGGAGTGAAAGGGAGCATGGATACGCCGATGGAGGCGGAATACAAAAAGCTGGGCCTGCGTCAGGAGATGAAGCGCCTGCGAGGGGCGTTGGACGCGGGGGCCAGGGCGCTAGCCAGCGAGAAAATTGCCCAGCGTTTGCTGGATAGCGGCCTGTGCGGCCCGGGCAAATGTGTGCTGAGCTACTGCAGCACGGGCAGCGAGGTAGAAACGGGTAGCCTGATCGCCGCCCTTCGCGAGCAGGGATGCGAGGTGCTGTTGCCCAGGATGGAAAAAGAGCGGGCGCTTAGCGCGCGCATCTTCCGCAGCGGCGACACATTGGTTCGGGGTTCTTATGGTATTGAGGAACCCTCTAAACACGCGCCGCAGCTGCCGCCCCAAAAGATCGATGTAATTCTGCTGCCGGGGCTTGCCTTTGACCGGGCTGGGCGCAGATTGGGGTATGGCGGCGGGTATTACGACCGTTTTCTGCCGCGCTTGCGCGAGGATTGCACCAAGATCGGCTTATGTTTTGACCTGCAGATCTTTGACGAGATTCCCCATGAGCCCCATGACGCACAGGTGGATTACCTGGTGGATGAAAACCGTATCATCTCCTGCGGGCAAGACGAGGAGGAAATAAATGGATAAGTGGAAAGTCTGCGGTAAGAACTTTTTGTTTTATATGGCGCTGGTGCTGGTGCTGCTGGCCATGATGGGCATGATCTTTCAGGCCATTGGCGTGACGGAGGATGATATGGTAGGCAATACCATCTTCCGTTCGATCTTTATGATCTGGCTGCCGGTGGCGGTCATTGCGCTTTTTGTGGTACGGGCACGCAAAAAAGGGTTTGCGGATATGTCGTATAATCTGATGATCGAGCGCAAAACCTTAAATGCGGGCGGACAAGCTTATCAGCCTACGCCGGAGGAGGCAGAGCACTGTTTTAAGCCCAGTAAGGGATTTCTCATCGGCTTTGTTTCATTTGCGCCGCCGGTGTTGTTCGCACTTTTGGCGTTACTCTTTTCCGGCGTGCCCAGTGCGTTTGCGGTGTTCGATCCGATCTGCCGCATCCTGCTAAACCCTTACCTGCTGCTGTTTGGCTTTGTGATCGACGATGTGATGGCGGCCTATGCTTTTTTGCCCCTGTCGCTGATATTGCCGCTGAGCTATGCGATCGCCTATTATACCGGCGGGCGCAGGTTCAGAAAAGAGCATCCTTCCCTGGAGGAGGAAAAGGCCCGGGCGCAGACGGCGGGCTAGCTTGTGGATTCCCTGCAGGGTATGTTATGATATAAGGATGGTGCTATACTTTTGCTGCGCATAATTGCAGGCCGTTTTGGCAGCCGTAAGCTGACGGCGCCACAGGGGCGGGATACGCGCCCCACCACGGACCGGGTCAAAGAGGCGGTATTTTCTATACTTTTGCCCTATCTGCCCGAGGCCAGGGTGCTGGATCTGTTTTGCGGATCCGGTGCGCTGGCGCTGGAAGCCCTTAGCCGGGGTGCCGCGCGGGCTACTTTGGTGGACCGCGATGCCAAGGCCATTGCCGCCGCGCGCGCCAATATCCACGCGCTGGGCGTAGAAGATGAGTGCGTGCTGCTGCAGCGGGAATGGGGACAAGCACTGACTCTTTTGCACACGCAGGGGTACCAGTTCGATATCGTGTTTTTGGACCCGCCATATGCCAAAGGGCTT
Protein-coding regions in this window:
- a CDS encoding 5-formyltetrahydrofolate cyclo-ligase; translation: MDTPMEAEYKKLGLRQEMKRLRGALDAGARALASEKIAQRLLDSGLCGPGKCVLSYCSTGSEVETGSLIAALREQGCEVLLPRMEKERALSARIFRSGDTLVRGSYGIEEPSKHAPQLPPQKIDVILLPGLAFDRAGRRLGYGGGYYDRFLPRLREDCTKIGLCFDLQIFDEIPHEPHDAQVDYLVDENRIISCGQDEEEING
- the rsmD gene encoding 16S rRNA (guanine(966)-N(2))-methyltransferase RsmD, with the translated sequence MLRIIAGRFGSRKLTAPQGRDTRPTTDRVKEAVFSILLPYLPEARVLDLFCGSGALALEALSRGAARATLVDRDAKAIAAARANIHALGVEDECVLLQREWGQALTLLHTQGYQFDIVFLDPPYAKGLYTPAIEALYEENLLAPDALIVAEHDAEYTLLLNDAFELTDKRRYGDTAVSLIKRKVTP
- the alr gene encoding alanine racemase produces the protein MRPTRALVDLEAIGHNMRAFCRLAGGAKVMAIVKADAYGHGAVPVARAALKNGAAFLGVAIPEEAFELRDARITSPILILGSRCEDVAQELAALNISQTVFDIETLAVLETAARAAGRRAKIHLKVETGMNRLGILPGKALEEWLDALQACPHIELEGMFTHFADADGAQEDYTLTQAQRMAQAVAQVRARGFAPIVHACNTAGILRFAQFDYDMVRAGIGLYGYPPVEPPEGTVFKPALTWRSEVAFIHDLHAGERISYNGIYTAKTPRRVATLPVGYADGYNRLLSNTGFVLIGGQRAPVIGRVCMDQCMVDVTDIPSVKVGDEAVLLGQQGAQRLNAEEMAQLCGTISYEILCNIGKRVPRVYYGE